In a genomic window of Vespula vulgaris chromosome 21, iyVesVulg1.1, whole genome shotgun sequence:
- the LOC127071380 gene encoding uridine diphosphate glucose pyrophosphatase NUDT14-like isoform X1, translating into MDGIKQNTRNEILRKKILDIEKIQIGKCPIDSPWVKPVRICYTQDGHEKVWDVVKSHDSVGIVVFNTTRKKLILVRQFRPAAYYACLPDKVEKINLKQYPPSLGLTLELCAGIVDKDKPLVEIARDELREECGYEAPASAFTKIVTYRWKYNIVSYNVNIKKGHKGLFTLSKSSKVFDIKFSTIIENIRIAIIQHTASFLILFKDIRCRIWSYQTNSFLCRGDR; encoded by the exons atggatGGCATTAAACAAAATACAAGAAATGAGATTCTACGGAAAAAAATACTTGACATCGAGAAAATTCAAATAGGAAAATGTCCAATAGATTCACCGTGGGTCAAGCCAGTAAGAATTTGTTACACGCAAGATGGACATGAAAAAGTTTGGGATGTTGTGAAGTCACATGACAGCGTGGGAATCGTTGTTTTTAATACAACTCGGAAGAAACTCATCTTAGTCAGACAGTTCCGACCAGCGGCATATTACGCTTGTCTACCAGATAAAGTCGAGAAAATCAATCTTAAGCAATATCCACCGTCATTGGGTCTGACCTTGGAATTGTGTGCGGGTATCGTAGACAAGGACAAACCTCTCGTCGAGATAGCGAGAGACGAACTGAGGGAAGAGTGCGGATACGAAGCACCAGCGTCGGCTTTCACAAAAATCGTCACCTACAGgtggaaatataatatagtgaGCTATAatgtgaatataaaaaaaggacacAAAGGTTTATTCACATTATCAAAGTCGTCAAAagtatttgatataaaattcagtactatcattgaaaatataagaatagcCATTATACAACATACTGCATCATTCTTGATATTATTCAAAGATATA AGGTGTAGGATCTGGAGCTACCAAACAAACTCTTTTTTATGTAGAGGTGACAGAtga
- the LOC127071380 gene encoding uridine diphosphate glucose pyrophosphatase NUDT14-like isoform X2, with amino-acid sequence MDGIKQNTRNEILRKKILDIEKIQIGKCPIDSPWVKPVRICYTQDGHEKVWDVVKSHDSVGIVVFNTTRKKLILVRQFRPAAYYACLPDKVEKINLKQYPPSLGLTLELCAGIVDKDKPLVEIARDELREECGYEAPASAFTKIVTYRGVGSGATKQTLFYVEVTDEMHIYPGGGAESEGELIELVEMNVEEAKEYITSGEVQSPSSFLFGISWFLSNKHGH; translated from the exons atggatGGCATTAAACAAAATACAAGAAATGAGATTCTACGGAAAAAAATACTTGACATCGAGAAAATTCAAATAGGAAAATGTCCAATAGATTCACCGTGGGTCAAGCCAGTAAGAATTTGTTACACGCAAGATGGACATGAAAAAGTTTGGGATGTTGTGAAGTCACATGACAGCGTGGGAATCGTTGTTTTTAATACAACTCGGAAGAAACTCATCTTAGTCAGACAGTTCCGACCAGCGGCATATTACGCTTGTCTACCAGATAAAGTCGAGAAAATCAATCTTAAGCAATATCCACCGTCATTGGGTCTGACCTTGGAATTGTGTGCGGGTATCGTAGACAAGGACAAACCTCTCGTCGAGATAGCGAGAGACGAACTGAGGGAAGAGTGCGGATACGAAGCACCAGCGTCGGCTTTCACAAAAATCGTCACCTACAG AGGTGTAGGATCTGGAGCTACCAAACAAACTCTTTTTTATGTAGAGGTGACAGAtgaaatgcatatatatccTG GAGGTGGTGCAGAATCTGAGGGTGAACTTATTGAACTGGTGGAAATGAATGTTGAAGAGGCAAAGGAGTACATTACTTCTGGAGAAGTACAGAGTCCTTCCAGTTTTCTCTTTGGTATATCCTGGTTTCTAAGCAATAAACATGGACATTAA
- the LOC127071375 gene encoding beclin-1-like protein: protein MVDIKTNVSFACQRCLQPLRLDPSFNHLGEHTLAELSLPLQQQVVGELEPPSGSLEHLVPPFRLTESGNGTNGFMLVGDSGETESLSHHLKVRATLFDILSSSSSADHPLCDECTDSLLLLMDQQLRMTEGEWSDYNEYLKKLESEQQQLGYEDIEMENLTKELQDAKSEEDRMISELEALRKEEIATRNAIAEQEKERVRLQSEEERYWREYSRHKRDLMLGDDECRSLECQLAYAASQLERLKKTNVFNATFHIWHSGHFGTINSFRLGRLPSAPVDWSEINAAWGQTTLLLASLARKMNLTFKRFRLVPFGNHSYIEALDQHRELPLYGSGGFKFLWDTKFDAAMVAFLDCLQQFKEQVEKGDSGFCLPYRMDRGKIEDSATGNSYSIKIQFNSEEQWTKALKFLLTNLKWGLAWVSSQFTKDENEH, encoded by the exons ATGGTGGATATAAAAACTAACGTAAGTTTCGCGTGCCAGAGGTGCTTACAGCCATTGAGATTAGATCCCAGTTTTAACCATCTAGGAGAACATACTCTGGCTGAACTCTCAC tACCCCTACAGCAACAAGTTGTTGGAGAATTAGAACCTCCAAGTGGTAGTTTGGAACATTTAGTTCCACCATTCAGATTAACAGAATCAGGAAATGGAACTAATGGTTTTATGCTGGTTGGTGATTCTGGTGAAACAGAAAGTTTAAGTCATCATTTAAAA GTAAGGGCAACGCTGTTTGATATTTTAAGTAGTAGTAGTTCTGCAGACCATCCACTTTGCGATGAATGTACAGACagtttgttgttgttaatgGATCAACAACTACGAATGACAGAAGGAGAATGGTCGGactataatgaatatttaaaaaaattggaatCTGAACAGCAGCAATTGGGATATGAAGATATAGAGATGGAAAATTTAACAAAGGAATTACAAGATGCAAAATCagaagaagatagaatgaTAAGTGAATTAGAAGCtttaaggaaagaagaaatagctACAAGAAATGCTATTgcagaacaagagaaagaaagagtaagattgcaaagtgaagaagaaagatattggAGAGAATATTCAAGACACAAAAGAGATCTGATGTTAGGAGATGATGAATGTCGAAG tctGGAGTGTCAACTGGCCTATGCAGCTTCTCAACTTGAAAGACtgaagaaaacaaatgttttCAATGCTACATTTCACATCTGGCATTCAGGACATTTTGGAACTAttaattcgtttcgtttagGACGTTTACCTAGTGCACCAGTAGATTGGAGTGAAATAAATGCTGCATGGGGACAAACAACTCTTTTACTAGCATCACTTGCAAGGAAAATGAATTTGACTTTTAAACGGTTTCGTTTAGTACCGTTTGGTAATCATAGTTATATCGAAGCATTAGATCAACATAGAGAACTTCCTTTGTATGGAAGTGGTggttttaaatttttatgggATACGAAATTTGATGCGGCCATGGTAGCATTTCTCGATTGTTTACAGCAATTTAAAGAACAGgtagaaaaaggagatagTGGATTCTGTTTACCATATAGAATGGATCGTGGTAAAATAGAAGATTCTGCCACAGGAAACTCGTACTCCATCAA aattcaatttaattctgAGGAACAATGGACCAAGGCCTTAaagtttttattaacaaatttaaaatgGGGTCTTGCTTGGGTCAGCTCACAATTTACAAAAGACGAAAATGAACATTga
- the LOC127071470 gene encoding LOW QUALITY PROTEIN: uncharacterized protein LOC127071470 (The sequence of the model RefSeq protein was modified relative to this genomic sequence to represent the inferred CDS: deleted 1 base in 1 codon), with product MSCFGGQYKQIYLAEVLVEKLQLTPNRIKEIDDEAVAIKVKLLDFPLFEMAREDFESLKKSPAVIDKDGIIRFSIGRSCLFIRKPKDLVEELRTASVGIGVFRVGDTFPLAESIVKLSGCLCDQVAMSTNDPENMPKPFSVKGGFHLLDPGENPSGVLDMELKITCLGRFVTTKYELRPSFFVFKKENDMREFCVERNIPPHVREDLLKEDYALPESIHEKFMASADLKELAPEKNKKKAKKKGKNARKLDVDLVDFKINGVFRNRKYICDYVDLVSYPMSKKSCKKGNNSLQRASSSPRLSINDPGFKDLTTAEKLNNREYRNLIYKAYPNESTCNCLPINQTLHPLICRSGCQRLCCMKLRNPQKLIVICKNENLPSETKKQDEMDNERLRTGASADDHYTNNGTSVDVNNNIEFTWYGDKITKENRLQGGGHEYDLPGCVCSGAPSLYKKTEETGCKARLKGLEKAKPGCTCAGQNPPILRKASPDCNKKPCTGIDCILRAFKEAQEFVDSLGKVPGLEGLGLMDPSESPFFGRDISKDYETEEAQAERRAQAISSQLPVPNPRCTAPCNPRIGAHKFDTGISTVSVPHSTLTYTAATPLTIAVPGRTGVVREAVPALPDDGSTIVYAKPKKKEEKKEEKADKSKETEATPTVPLEIDLGPCGEPKCKSRRKKGITTVESVENVEFSHKKSATQIKTLTTGATTPLTGSKISEKGKHKLKVNSVSPSGDRSIKTPIKVSKRVMRYVYSIGDVYPGIHYGHKNCIDVRMRVPANMGWLWNTSSTLYNLKPRIGWKPGAIGRYLNELLKEAKAGSKGRPRVVPFRARKGKTYRSMSFTSVKKLQGKKENDEETELPPTLHIHRKDGTYYVTMYPIKQETMDVPKLEQPMKPLQFKIVKNKDDESVASSSTASDMEIEFSPPAAVNRYRKKPDVIHIDTQVKQQDILDALKITDISKKDKKFNKGRKLRK from the exons ATGTCGTGTTTCGGTGGTCAGTACAAGCAGATATATCTCGCGGAGGTGTTGGTCGAAAAATTACAATTGACACCGAACAGAATAAAGGAGATTGATGATGAAGCCGTGGCAATCAAAGTCAAGCTTCTCGATTTCCCTCTGTTCGAGATGGCACGGGAAGATTTTGAATCGTTAAAGAAATCACCTGCTGTTATAGACAAAGACGGAATTATACGTTTTTCTATAGGTAGaagttgtttatttattaggaAACCGAAAGATCTCGTAGAAGAACTTCGTACTGCAAGCGTTGGTATCGGTGTATTTCGCGTTGGTGATACTTTTCCTTTGGCGGAATCCATTGTTAAATTATCCGGTTGTTTATGCGACCAAGTCGCAATGTCGACCAACGATCCCGAAAATATGCCGAAGCCGTTTTCCGTCAAAGGTGGTTTTCACTTGTTGGATCCCGGAGAAAATCCATCGGGAGTATTGGATATGGAATTGAAGATCACTTGTTTGGGACGATTCGTAACTACAAAATACGAGCTTAGACCaagttttttcgttttcaaaaaagagaacgacaTGCGAGAATTCTGCGTTGAACGAAATATACCGCCTCACGTACGCGAGGATTTGCTCAAAGAAGACTATGCTTTGCCAGAATCTATACATGAAAAATTTATGGCCAGTGCAGACCTCAAGGAATTAGCCcctgaaaagaataaaaagaaagctaAAAAGAAAGGCAAGAATGCTCGT AAATTAGACGTCGATCTCGTCGACTTCAAAATTAATGGCGTATTTCGCAATA gaaagtatATCTGTGACTACGTCGATCTCGTAAGTTATCCGATGAGCAAAAAATCgtgtaaaaaaggaaataattcatTACAACGAGCTTCGTCGTCGCCGCGACTCTCAATAAACGATCCAGGTTTTAAAGATTTAACAACAGCTGAGAAGTTGAACAATCGTGAGTATCGTAACCTGATTTATAAAGCTTATCCCAATGAATCAACTTGCAATTGCCTGCCGATAAACCAAACGCTACATCCATTAATATGCCGTTCCGGTTGTCAGCGTCTGTGTTGCATGAAATTAAGAAATCCTCAAAAGCTCATTGTAATAtgtaaaaacgaaaatttacCGTCAGAAACGAAGAAGCAAGATGAA ATGGATAATGAGCGTTTAAGAACCGGAGCGAGTGCAGACGATCATTATACTAATAACGGTACATCGGTCGACGTCAACAATAACATCGAATTCACTTGGTACGGTGATAAAATCACTAAAGAAAATCGTTTGCAAGGCGGAGGACACGAATATGATCTACCAGGTTGCGTGTGTTCCGGCGCACCGAGTCTTTACAAAAAGACCGAAGAAACGGGTTGTAAGGCCAGATTGAAAGGTTTGGAAAAGGCGAAGCCCGGTTGTACCTGCGCAGGACAGAATCCGCCTATTCTGAGAAAAGCCAGTCCAGATTGCAATAAGAAACCTTGTACAGGCATTGACTGCATCTTGCGCGCATTCAAGGAAGCCCAAGAATTCGTAGATTCCTTAGGGAAGGTACCTGGTCTCGAAGGTTTGGGCTTGATGGACCCTTCGGAAAGCCCTTTTTTTGGCAGAGACATCAGCAAAGATTACGAGACCGAGGAAGCACAGGCAGAGAGGAGAGCGCAAGCTATTTCCTCGCAATTACCAGTACCGAATCCTCGTTGCACGGCTCCTTGCAATCCACGTATCGGAGCACATAAGTTTGACACAGGCATTAGTACCGTTTCCGTGCCTCATTCAACTTTGACTTACACCGCAGCAACGCCACTAACGATAGCCGTGCCAGGTCGTACAGGGGTCGTACGCGAAGCTGTACCTGCGCTACCCGATGACGGTTCGACCATCGTTTATGCAAAgccaaaaaagaaggaagagaagaaagaggaaaaggccGACAAGTCGAAGGAAACGGAGGCGACGCCAACTGTACCTTTGGAAATTGATCTAGGTCCTTGCGGTGAACCTAAATGTAAATCAAGACGTAAGAAGGGCATAACTACTGTAGAATCCGTCGAGAATGTCGAGTTCTCTCATAAGAAATCAGCGACGCAAATAAAGACTCTAACTACTGGTGCGACAACCCCTCTGACCGGTAGTAAAATCAGCGAGAAAGGTAAACATAAGCTTAAGGTCAACTCTGTAAGTCCCTCTGGAGATCGCTCTATAAAAACACCGATAAAGGTCAGTAAACGCGTGATGCGTTATGTTTATTCTATCGGCGACGTTTATCCTGGTATTCATTACGGTCACAAGAATTGTATAGATGTTCGTATGAGAGTACCGGCCAATATGGGTTGGCTATGGAACACCAGCAGCACGCTTTACAACTTGAAACCACGAATCGGCTGGAAACCTGGTGCTATTGGAAGATACTTGAACGAATTGCTTAAAGAGGCAAAAGCTGGATCGAAAGGTAGACCAAGGGTAGTACCTTTCCGCGCTAGGAAAGGCAAAACCTACAGGAGTATGAGTTTTACGTCGGTGAAAAAGTtacaaggaaagaaagagaacgacgaGGAAACGGAACTACCACCGACTTTACACATTCATAGAAAAGACGGCACGTACTATGTCACAATGTATCCGATCAAGCAAGAGACAATGGACGTACCGAAGCTAGAGCAACCTATGAAACCCTTGCAATTTAAAATCGTAAAGAACAAAGACGACGAATCTGTGGCATCGAGCTCGACCGCGTCGGATATGGAGATCGAATTTTCACCTCCGGCAGCAGTTAATAGATATCGGAAAAAGCCTGACGTCATTCACATCGATACCCAAGTTAAACAGCAAGATATACTCGATGCATTAAAAATCAcagatatttcgaaaaaagataagaagttcaataaaggaagaaagctGAGAAAATGA
- the LOC127071382 gene encoding transmembrane protein 170A, with protein MNEHIKNSLLHTQVTRNMNAGNIFYMPLTSFAEMWYQIFLWALFSSVFVHMIAGTICFATLRQHKYGKFFPLLIIIMGILLPLTSGVLSSAAVAFVYRASSHQMPPLYALVWGIGQTFVAACVGFTRILATL; from the exons ATGAATGAAcacataaaaaattctttgctTCATACTCAAGTTACAAGAAACATGAATgcaggaaatatattttacatgcCACTAACTTCTTTTGCTG AAATGTGGTACCAGATATTCTTGTGGgcattattttcttctgtaTTTGTTCATATGATAGCTGGTACAATTTGTTTTGCCACTTTACGACAACATAAATATGGAAA gtTTTTTCCgcttcttataataataatgggtATATTGCTACCATTAACATCAGGTGTATTAAGTTCTGCTGCTGTTGCATTTGTTTACCGAGCATCAAGTCATCAAATGCCACCATTATATGCATTAGTATGGGGGATTGGACAGACATTTGTTGCTGCTTGTGTTGGATTCACTAGAATCTTGGcaactttataa